The Triticum dicoccoides isolate Atlit2015 ecotype Zavitan chromosome 6A, WEW_v2.0, whole genome shotgun sequence genome has a window encoding:
- the LOC119319388 gene encoding putative serpin-Z12 — MFPAAAVARHLASFQTAATSNTRQQPTDNTEACHPPHHHRPADAASRFTAPWPPTFAPPRPSFPSWAAAVRPTAMIPRETGRTHGVYSGCTAGAGVGNTVTNAGCLRMAASVGSTAAGGGRNFIVSPLSLHAALALVAAGAKGETQRELLDFLVGPAGSSLAALHGDPAIRLVGMLRGLEQTSFACGVWVAHGRALRPEFVEVAGAVYAAVAESVDFRSEPEKARQQVNTFVKHETKELIDEVLPARSVDSSTVVVLANALYFKGTWAQPFDPSATFAAPFHLADGTTVRAPFMTTSLFQQHVAAFPGFKALKLPYKNGGGFHHVHQAASFYMLLLVPDHSAALGLAGLYGKAVSTPDFIRRHTPADQVPVGRFMVPKFRFEFKFEASREMQELGVARAFGDGDFSGMVTGGNGLRISGVYHNATVEVDELGTVAAAATAVCLSQCASARPPVDFVADRPFLFAIVEERTGVALFLGHVVNPLDG, encoded by the exons ATGTTCCCTGCGGCCGCCGTCGCGAGACATCTCGCCTCGTTCCAGACTGCTGCCACCTCCAACACGCGCCAACAACCAACCGATAACACCGAAGCCTGCCACCCTCCTCACCATCACCGCCCCGCCGACGCCGCCAGCAGGTTCACCGCGCCCTGGCCGCCCACGTTTGCTCCGCCGCGTCCTAGCTTCCCGTCCTGGGCCGCGGCCGTGCGCCCCACCGCGATGATCCCACGTGAGACCGGAAGAACCCATGGCGTCTACTCCGGCTGCACGGCAGGGGCGGGCGTCGGGAACACGGTGACTAATGCAGGCTGCCTGCGCATGGCAGCGAGCGTCGGGAGCACGGCGGCCGGCGGGGGGCGCAACTTCATCGTCTCGCCGCTGTCGCTCCACGCGGCGCTCGCGCTGGTGGCCGCTGGCGCCAAGGGCGAGACGCAGCGGGAGCTGCTGGATTTCCTGGTGGGGCCAGCTGGGTCGTCGCTCGCCGCGCTGCACGGCGACCCGGCGATCAGACTGGTGGGCATGCTCCGTGGTCTCGAGCAGACGTCCTTCGCGTGCGGCGTCTGGGTCGCCCATGGGCGGGCACTCAGGCCGGAGTTCGTGGAGGTCGCCGGCGCTGTCTACGCCGCCGTCGCGGAATCCGTTGACTTCCGGTCAGAG CCGGAAAAGGCGAGGCAGCAGGTGAACACCTTCGTGAAACACGAAACCAAAGAGCTCATCGACGAGGTCCTCCCCGCCCGCTCCGTCGACTCGTCCACGGTGGTCGTTCTCGCCAACGCGCTCTACTTCAAAGGGACGTGGGCTCAGCCGTTCGACCCGTCGGCGACCTTCGCCGCGCCGTTCCATCTCGCCGACGGCACCACCGTGCGCGCACCGTTCATGACGACGAGCCTGTTTCAGCAGCACGTCGCCGCCTTTCCCGGCTTCAAGGCCCTCAAGCTTCCCTACAAGAACGGCGGCGGCTTCCACCACGTCCACCAAGCCGCGTCATTCTACATGCTCCTCCTCGTCCCGGATCATAGCGCCGCCCTCGGGCTCGCCGGACTCTACGGCAAGGCCGTCTCGACGCCGGACTTTATCAGGAGGCACACGCCGGCGGACCAGGTTCCGGTCGGGCGGTTCATGGTCCCGAAGTTCAGGTTCGAGTTCAAGTTCGAGGCGTCGCGGGAGATGCAGGAGCTCGGGGTGGCCAGGGCTTTCGGAGACGGCGACTTCTCCGGCATGGTGACAGGCGGAAATGGGCTGCGCATCTCCGGGGTGTATCACAATGCCACCGTCGAGGTGGACGAGCTGGGCACCGTGGCCGCGGCCGCCACCGCCGTGTGCTTGTCGCAGTGCGCAAGCGCGCGGCCTCCCGTGGATTTCGTGGCGGACCGGCCGTTCCTGTTCGCCATCGTCGAGGAGAGGACCGGCGTGGCTCTCTTTCTTGGGCACGTGGTGAATCCTCTGGACGGGTGA